A segment of the Candidatus Zixiibacteriota bacterium genome:
GGTGACTGGACGATTCCGATATTATCGTGCAAGATCAACCAGATAGCTACTGTTTTCTGGTGAGGGGTCACGGAATCAGGCTCCTCAACAAGGCCGGTGCAGTGCGTAAACTGGAGGTCGGAGGCTCTTCGCGACGAACGAGCACACTTAGACAGGCTATCCCCAAAAACATCAGGAGGATCAGTGCATAAAACCTGGTCAATTGCAAGACTGCTTGGAGCCCTAGCCCAAGAGTTGTGGCCTCCGCAAAAACTGCGACACTTGCCGAGGTAAATATCGCCACCACCGCACCGAGCACCCACAAGCTGAGGTCCCCTGCAGTGCGGCGAACGAACCCCCCGATGCACCCAATTACTCTTGCTTGGCCGAAATGGAAATCATCAACGTATTCCAAGTCCTTGAACATCATAGCAAGCAGCAAGAGTATAAGCGCGATTGTACCCACTATGTTTAGTAGAGGCATGATGCCCTTGCCCACCTGTTCGAAATATTCGACCGCGGCCAGTTGTCCAAGGCCCGTCGCGAGATATACCGCGCTACCTGATATGCTGGCCCAGAGAAACACACGGTAGATAATGTCGCGGTACAAGTCTTCTTTGAGCCAAGAGTCGAAGCGGTTCTTGTCAGTGGACATTTTTCTTTACATCCATGCAGAGATGATTGGAATTCTTGCGGCATCCGTAATAATTAACAACCCTGTCGGCTAATGCATAGCAAGGCGCCTTTCCAATTCAATCTTCCTTTCGGTTGTCGGCTCAGTCCAATTGTTTGCGGCGATAGTCGGCCCCGTCACGATAGAGCAGGCCTTCGCTCAGAGTTGTATGTCGTGCATAGTTGAAGCGCCCGACATTCTATCATTGCGAAATGACTATTCCGGGCAAAATGGCGAAATCTGCAGTGAACTTGCGGCGTACTTTTTGCACTATACATTAGCCTGGGCACAAGGGCCATCTCAACTTCTCGCACCAACGGCTCATGACGGCGAGTCTCTCTCGGCTGGGGACAAGAAGAAGCCCTCCCGTTTTGGGAGGGCAGTTGCTACCACTTGAGTTCACTGAATCGCGTCGGTCGGAAATGCCGATCCACCTCGATGTGGGGCACCGACGTACCTCGCAGCGTAAGTTCGGCAAGTTCCTGGATACTGATGTATCCCCACTCATCACCTCCAAGACCCGTCACATATCCGAATGCCCGCTTCTCTCGGGGGTCGTACTCGATGAGGTACCACGTTCCGGAGCCAAAGGCGTTGAAAAGCTTCATGATCACGAGCTTGTCCTCGACCTTCTCTTGACTATAGATCGGATAGCCAGCCATTTTTGCCTTAACCTTTTCTATCAGCGCCCTATTCATTGGTCCTCCAATAGGCGAAAGAAGCCAGCGACACGTTCGCGGGCTTCAGCTCGCCTTGGAGTTCCTATTTACTTCTATCACCCGGGTCTATTTTATCAAGGCCACAATCCACCGCTAGGGCTTTGGCAATCTCCAATCATCGCTGATACTGCTTGCAGAATGCATCAGCCTCGGGATGCGTCCAGCTATCCACAGGCCTCCGAACCGGACTCAGGGACGCCGTAGCGCTCGGCTAGCGCATTTACTTTCTCCCTCTCAGAAGCCGCGATCACGTACACACCATGACTCTTCCAGGTAGGGAGTCGTAGCCGCTTCCGCAGGATGCTGCCGACGATGCGAGGTGTCACCGGACGCTCGTAGTCAACGCCGAAGCGGCGGTTCACCTCGCTCGTGATATCTCCGATTGGCACCGACGGTCCCCGTTCCAGCTTCAGCCGATCCCGAAGCACTTCAAGGACATTAGCTTCAATGGTTGAAGACCGGTCCTGGCGCAGTTTTTGATCAAAGCCGCGTGCCGCTACGACAACGTCTTGTCTCAAAGCAGAATCCGGGATGATGGAAAGCAGCGGGACCAAGATCTGATTCAGTCGAGGCGACAACGTGGGGTCCGCGAGCGACGGATCGATTTTGGCTCGCGGCAAGGTGTTGAAGCGGTACATCAAGAGCTTATTGCGAAGGGCTGTCGCTTCCGTCTGCTGCACATCCGGGAGGTTGATCGGGATTCCGGGGCGCAGTTGACGCTGCCCCATCTCTTCGGTGAGGAAGCGACTCTCAAGCGCCTGGTCCTCAAAGGCCTTGCGCATGGCCACGATCTTCGGACCATAAACATTGAAGGCTCTGGGATCAAATTGCCGGGTGGTGGTTATCGTAGTCCGCAGGACCGGAAATCCCCGCACATTCCCGTTGTTGAATATCTTGATCAGTTCACTCTTCTCATCGCTGAAGCGGAAATCCGCTTCATCAAATATGAGCGTGCCTCTGAAACTATCCAAGGTATGGAAGATTGGTGAAACGGTTGAGGCGCCGCTGGCGAAGAACGGCTTGTATGCCAAAGAACCAATAACGAAGAGGGCCCTTGACTGTCCGGATCCGTAGTCACCGCGGAAGCGGAGGTAGGGTAGTTCGTTGAAGGCATCATAGACCCAGCTTAGAAGCACGTAGTAGCAGGAGAGCTTTAGGAAATGATCGCTTAGATCCACGTAGCGGTAAATGTACGATTCGATGTTCGAAACTAGGTCGGAGAGTGAGTCATAAGGCTCCGCCTTC
Coding sequences within it:
- a CDS encoding DUF2958 domain-containing protein; protein product: MNRALIEKVKAKMAGYPIYSQEKVEDKLVIMKLFNAFGSGTWYLIEYDPREKRAFGYVTGLGGDEWGYISIQELAELTLRGTSVPHIEVDRHFRPTRFSELKW